One genomic region from Tautonia marina encodes:
- the tsf gene encoding translation elongation factor Ts has protein sequence MAEITAQAVNELRKRTGLGLMECKKLLQEADGDGAKAETLAKERGMAKAAGRAGRAATAGRVEVVISEDGRSGAMVELNCETDFVARNDDFRKASVELADFVLGLSTTGTIDASTLKDQSIGPKTLNEFLLDLNSRTGENVQFTRAARLSLDGPGRVDAYVHHDNKSGAIVSLKCPDDATAGSDRVIALAKDLALQVVATRPLAARRDEVAADAVAEQKRIFIAQAEDKPENIREKIADGKLNAWYSEIVLVDQVFVKDPSRKVHEEISSVGKEIELGGFARLAVGESAD, from the coding sequence ATGGCCGAGATTACGGCCCAGGCTGTCAACGAACTCCGCAAACGCACCGGACTCGGACTCATGGAGTGCAAGAAGCTCCTCCAGGAAGCCGACGGTGACGGTGCCAAGGCCGAGACCCTCGCCAAGGAACGCGGCATGGCCAAGGCCGCCGGCCGAGCCGGCCGCGCCGCCACCGCCGGCCGGGTCGAGGTCGTCATCTCCGAGGACGGCCGTTCCGGCGCCATGGTCGAGCTGAACTGCGAGACCGACTTCGTCGCCCGCAACGACGACTTCCGCAAGGCCTCCGTCGAGCTGGCCGACTTCGTCCTTGGCCTCAGCACGACCGGCACCATCGACGCCTCGACATTGAAGGATCAGTCGATCGGTCCCAAGACACTCAACGAGTTCCTGCTCGACCTGAATTCCCGGACCGGCGAGAACGTTCAGTTCACCCGAGCCGCCCGGCTCTCGCTCGACGGCCCTGGACGGGTCGATGCCTACGTTCACCACGACAACAAGTCCGGCGCGATCGTCTCGCTCAAGTGCCCGGACGACGCCACCGCCGGCAGCGACCGGGTGATCGCCCTGGCCAAGGACCTGGCCCTTCAGGTCGTCGCCACCCGTCCCCTCGCCGCCCGCCGCGACGAGGTTGCCGCCGACGCCGTCGCCGAGCAGAAGCGCATCTTCATCGCTCAGGCCGAGGACAAGCCGGAGAACATCCGCGAGAAGATCGCCGACGGCAAGCTCAACGCCTGGTACAGCGAGATCGTCCTGGTCGATCAGGTCTTCGTCAAGGATCCGTCTCGCAAGGTCCACGAGGAGATCAGCTCGGTCGGCAAGGAGATCGAACTGGGCGGCTTCGCTCGGCTTGCCGTGGGTGAGTCGGCC